A window from Desulfonatronum sp. SC1 encodes these proteins:
- a CDS encoding response regulator, translated as MNNEDISTKLARLERLYEQARREADENAKARDVLLGRISHELRTPLNAIMGMSELLSETGLDSTQANYLSMIGTSTSQLLRLVNEILDFSRLRSEAEDEESEDYTIAGDILPRLHSHEQQALEKDLHFFVYVSPDVSGVLHGVSGWIAQVTQLLVDNAVKFTDSGEVLVQFGRGQDKNGAPTLCIKVTDTGIGIPKESQEAIFDKLVTGPHSRRFGGLGMGLAVTRELVEKMGGEIVVDSDLYLGSTFSVSLPLPRPAIMPSISDAPRGPFSILLAEDEPVNKFMTEQLLSKHGHRVLAVDDGEQALEALSEAKFDLILMDISMPVMDGLEATRIIRSGERTGIDKDIPIIALTAMVLPVDRKRCLAAGMNAFVTKPVETSKLEEVMHEVLAA; from the coding sequence ATGAACAACGAAGATATTTCCACCAAACTGGCCAGGCTGGAACGGTTATACGAGCAGGCTCGGCGGGAAGCCGATGAGAACGCCAAGGCCCGGGACGTGTTGCTGGGCCGGATCAGTCATGAGTTGCGAACGCCGCTGAACGCGATCATGGGCATGTCCGAGTTGCTGTCCGAGACCGGTCTCGACTCCACCCAGGCCAACTACTTGTCCATGATCGGAACGTCCACGTCCCAGTTGCTCCGACTGGTCAACGAGATCCTGGATTTTTCCCGGTTGCGCTCCGAAGCGGAGGACGAAGAATCGGAGGATTACACCATTGCCGGGGATATCCTGCCTCGGCTGCATTCCCATGAGCAGCAAGCCCTGGAAAAAGATCTGCACTTTTTCGTGTATGTTTCGCCGGATGTCTCCGGAGTCTTGCACGGCGTTTCGGGCTGGATCGCCCAGGTGACGCAGTTGCTGGTGGATAATGCGGTCAAGTTCACGGACTCCGGCGAGGTGCTGGTGCAGTTCGGTCGGGGACAGGACAAGAATGGGGCGCCGACGTTGTGCATCAAGGTCACGGACACCGGTATCGGAATACCCAAGGAAAGCCAGGAGGCGATCTTCGACAAGCTGGTCACCGGGCCTCACTCCAGGCGTTTCGGCGGTTTGGGCATGGGGCTGGCCGTGACCCGGGAGCTTGTGGAGAAAATGGGCGGCGAGATCGTCGTGGACAGTGATTTGTACCTGGGCAGCACGTTTTCCGTTTCTCTGCCACTGCCGAGGCCAGCGATCATGCCGTCGATTTCTGACGCGCCTCGCGGTCCGTTTTCGATCCTCCTGGCCGAGGACGAGCCGGTCAACAAGTTCATGACGGAACAATTGCTGTCCAAGCATGGGCACCGGGTGCTTGCCGTGGACGACGGTGAACAAGCTCTGGAAGCCTTGTCCGAAGCGAAGTTCGATTTGATTCTAATGGATATCTCCATGCCCGTCATGGATGGTCTGGAGGCGACCAGGATCATCCGTTCCGGAGAGAGAACCGGCATCGACAAGGATATCCCCATCATCGCCCTGACCGCCATGGTCCTGCCGGTGGATCGCAAACGTTGCCTGGCCGCCGGCATGAACGCCTTCGTGACCAAGCCGGTGGAAACCTCGAAGCTGGAAGAGGTGATGCATGAGGTTTTGGCCGCATGA
- a CDS encoding ATP-binding protein has protein sequence MKTTSWRNLFEARSLLVLGLVLTVGLACSWWSVRTADRVMREDLLRQALLVTQAVNPEWVRNLAGDRADMETVQYARLKEHLRLTKLIDDRWEWTYLMGRRDDGTIFFYVDSEPDTDWDASPPGQVYEEVTDPLLEVFNSGRALVEGPETDRWGTWVSALVPLIDPVDGTLLAVTGIDVEAGDWRRSALRAGFFPALMTLVLAAVLMTGHVLLAVRREREAEAARKLGLPLEAVLTLLLGLILTASMVWTLHRAEYRYHFKTFALLANVKSAQILESFRSLAQSEIPSLASLLELNPALTSDAFSRYTTYLLGNPAVRAWMWLPVVPATEHVGLEQCSSLVRICSWMCPHGETEAEGRGGELGNGPNGVSPWFSDHRAPVALVAPLAQNRDLPGRDATGCSFLRAALDMTRLTGMVSGSDAFILPEGPTEGWTIFVALSIPSSSSDDSSSVALGSGAFPDGFAAALVNVDSLVRGSLDADSFTNGEPLTLIDFYQLHPEQGKIPMGTASEQSGSRRYTSFVLARPVMAFGKTYAVEIRPTRAFERANPAMAGWMAALSGLMVTGAVGLVVGVMVQRREQLRRLVAERTQALRDSRNQFQSLVDNISGAVYRREAGSGHALLFISDPVETIVGHPAKAFLGPEPSLTHWDVVHPDDLEYVQRSVFQAFSEGIPWEVEYRVLHRDGSVRWVYEKGKLVRGADGRAVYLDGFLLDVTDRREAEERLLESAQEMFSKNLELDAALSRAEEATLAKSQFLANMSHEIRTPLNGIMGMAELAQDPGGGVHPTLALRTIVTEAEALMRIINDILDFSKLEAGQVVLEAAAFDLSDVFNQLRETLSVLARRKGLRYVSSVSPDIPRFLVGDAARLRQVLLNLGGNAIKFTHVGEVSVSAQQIEPRNGSARIRFEVRDTGIGIPEQKHSLVFESFTQADSSTTREYGGTGLGLAITKRFVELMGGDVVLESPKGQGCIFSFALDLPTVLELDMLLPSIREEQETASNVESGWVPGAFPCRVLLVEDYPTNRQVALYHLCSAGCTVDVATNGLDAIRAFQSKRYDLILMDVQMPIMDGFEATREIRKLESGVHGSRFNGSTVGEGGDQQIAPQVSGLSLQPFRRTPIIAMTAHAVAGYREKCLAADMDDYLAKPMRRVELLAMVGKWIGRTAPLENRAEVASVPVQPKTAGPGEAPMDYQRAVEEFEGDQDLLDEVLHGFLGNLERQIPRMEEALAAGDARGVAEEAHAVKGGAANLLAENLAQAANDLEWIGRAGDVAGLEEPLERLRGAYRALSAFVQGRTS, from the coding sequence GTGAAGACGACGTCCTGGCGCAATCTTTTCGAGGCTCGCTCTCTACTCGTCCTGGGCCTTGTGCTGACGGTCGGGCTGGCATGCAGCTGGTGGTCCGTGCGCACAGCCGACCGAGTGATGCGCGAGGACTTGCTGCGTCAGGCCTTGTTGGTGACCCAGGCGGTGAATCCGGAGTGGGTGCGAAATCTTGCCGGAGACCGGGCCGACATGGAAACGGTTCAGTATGCACGGCTCAAGGAACATCTGCGGCTGACCAAGCTGATCGACGACCGTTGGGAATGGACCTATCTGATGGGTCGTCGAGACGACGGGACGATCTTCTTTTATGTGGATTCCGAGCCGGACACGGATTGGGACGCATCGCCGCCCGGACAGGTTTACGAGGAGGTCACGGACCCGCTCCTGGAGGTCTTCAATTCCGGACGGGCCTTGGTGGAAGGCCCTGAGACGGATCGATGGGGTACCTGGGTCAGCGCTCTGGTCCCTCTGATCGACCCGGTTGACGGCACTTTGCTGGCCGTGACGGGAATCGACGTGGAGGCCGGGGACTGGCGTCGTTCGGCGTTGCGGGCCGGATTTTTCCCGGCCTTAATGACTCTGGTTCTGGCCGCCGTGCTGATGACCGGACATGTGTTACTTGCCGTTCGTCGGGAGCGGGAGGCCGAGGCGGCCAGGAAACTCGGGCTTCCCCTGGAAGCCGTGCTGACCTTGCTTCTCGGGCTGATCCTGACGGCAAGTATGGTCTGGACCCTGCACCGAGCCGAATACCGGTACCACTTCAAGACCTTCGCCTTGCTGGCCAACGTTAAATCGGCCCAGATTCTCGAGAGCTTCCGCTCTCTCGCCCAAAGTGAAATCCCCAGCTTGGCCTCCTTGCTTGAACTCAATCCAGCGCTCACGAGCGATGCGTTTTCCCGGTACACGACTTACTTGCTGGGGAATCCGGCCGTACGGGCCTGGATGTGGTTGCCTGTCGTGCCGGCGACGGAGCACGTGGGCCTGGAGCAGTGTTCTTCCCTTGTCCGGATTTGTTCCTGGATGTGTCCCCATGGGGAGACGGAAGCGGAAGGGCGTGGGGGCGAGCTTGGAAACGGGCCGAACGGAGTATCGCCATGGTTCAGTGACCATCGTGCCCCCGTGGCGCTTGTAGCGCCTCTTGCTCAAAACCGGGATCTACCGGGCCGGGATGCGACGGGTTGCTCCTTTCTGCGAGCGGCTTTGGACATGACCCGGCTGACGGGCATGGTTTCCGGAAGCGATGCCTTCATCTTGCCCGAGGGGCCAACCGAAGGCTGGACTATTTTTGTCGCCCTTTCGATCCCTTCGTCTTCCTCTGATGATTCTTCCTCCGTTGCCCTCGGTTCCGGTGCGTTTCCGGACGGGTTTGCCGCCGCCCTGGTCAACGTGGATTCACTGGTTCGAGGCTCGCTGGACGCCGATTCCTTCACCAACGGCGAGCCTCTGACCCTCATCGATTTTTATCAACTGCATCCGGAGCAGGGCAAAATACCGATGGGGACCGCGTCGGAGCAGAGCGGTTCGCGAAGATACACCTCCTTTGTCCTGGCCAGGCCGGTAATGGCCTTTGGCAAGACCTACGCCGTGGAGATTCGCCCGACCCGGGCCTTTGAGAGAGCCAATCCTGCCATGGCCGGTTGGATGGCGGCCCTGTCCGGCTTGATGGTGACCGGGGCCGTTGGATTGGTGGTCGGGGTGATGGTTCAGCGTCGCGAGCAGCTTCGGCGTCTGGTCGCCGAGCGGACCCAGGCGCTTCGGGACAGCCGGAACCAGTTTCAATCCTTGGTGGACAATATTTCAGGGGCCGTCTACCGGCGGGAGGCTGGTTCCGGGCATGCTTTGCTGTTCATCAGCGATCCGGTGGAGACGATCGTCGGTCATCCGGCCAAGGCCTTTTTGGGGCCCGAACCGTCATTGACTCACTGGGACGTCGTTCACCCCGACGACCTGGAGTATGTCCAGCGATCTGTATTCCAGGCTTTTTCCGAAGGCATTCCGTGGGAAGTGGAGTACCGGGTGCTGCATCGAGATGGAAGCGTACGCTGGGTTTACGAAAAGGGGAAACTGGTCAGGGGGGCAGATGGACGGGCCGTTTACCTGGATGGTTTCCTCCTGGATGTCACGGATCGTCGCGAAGCCGAAGAAAGACTGTTGGAATCGGCTCAGGAGATGTTCAGCAAAAATCTTGAGCTGGATGCCGCCCTGTCCCGAGCCGAGGAAGCGACCCTGGCGAAAAGTCAGTTTCTGGCCAACATGAGTCATGAAATCCGGACCCCGCTGAACGGGATCATGGGCATGGCCGAGTTGGCACAAGATCCCGGTGGCGGGGTGCATCCGACACTGGCCTTGCGGACAATTGTCACGGAAGCCGAAGCGTTGATGCGCATCATCAACGACATTTTGGACTTTTCCAAGCTCGAAGCCGGACAAGTGGTATTGGAAGCCGCGGCCTTTGATCTCAGTGACGTTTTCAACCAGTTGCGGGAGACTCTGAGCGTACTGGCCCGGCGCAAGGGGTTGCGATACGTTTCCAGCGTTTCTCCGGACATTCCCCGGTTCCTTGTGGGAGATGCCGCACGATTGCGTCAGGTTTTGCTGAACCTTGGCGGCAACGCGATCAAATTCACCCATGTCGGCGAGGTGTCGGTTTCAGCGCAGCAGATCGAACCGCGTAATGGTTCGGCGCGGATTCGCTTCGAGGTTCGGGATACGGGAATCGGGATTCCCGAACAGAAACATTCCCTGGTTTTCGAGAGTTTCACCCAGGCCGACAGCTCCACGACCCGTGAATATGGGGGGACGGGCCTGGGATTGGCCATCACCAAGCGCTTTGTGGAGCTGATGGGTGGAGACGTTGTCCTGGAAAGCCCCAAGGGGCAAGGATGTATCTTCAGCTTCGCCCTGGATCTGCCAACGGTCCTGGAGTTGGACATGCTTTTGCCCTCGATCCGGGAAGAACAGGAGACGGCGTCCAATGTCGAGTCCGGGTGGGTGCCGGGAGCCTTTCCGTGTCGGGTTCTCCTGGTGGAAGACTATCCCACGAACCGGCAAGTGGCCTTATACCATCTGTGCAGCGCCGGCTGCACCGTGGATGTGGCCACGAACGGTCTGGATGCGATCCGGGCGTTCCAGTCGAAGCGCTACGATCTGATCCTGATGGACGTCCAGATGCCGATCATGGACGGTTTCGAGGCGACGAGGGAGATCAGGAAATTGGAAAGCGGGGTTCACGGTTCACGGTTCAACGGTTCAACGGTTGGAGAAGGTGGCGATCAGCAGATTGCTCCTCAGGTTTCAGGTCTCAGCCTTCAGCCATTTCGTCGAACGCCCATCATCGCCATGACCGCCCATGCGGTGGCGGGGTATCGGGAGAAATGTCTGGCGGCGGATATGGATGATTATTTGGCCAAGCCCATGCGGCGTGTGGAATTGTTGGCCATGGTGGGCAAGTGGATCGGCAGGACGGCACCACTGGAGAACCGCGCGGAGGTTGCTTCAGTTCCGGTTCAGCCGAAGACGGCCGGTCCCGGTGAGGCGCCCATGGACTACCAGCGGGCTGTGGAGGAATTCGAGGGGGATCAGGATTTGCTGGACGAGGTGCTGCATGGCTTTCTGGGGAATCTGGAGCGGCAGATTCCGCGGATGGAAGAGGCCCTGGCCGCTGGAGACGCCCGGGGTGTTGCCGAAGAGGCCCACGCCGTCAAGGGCGGGGCGGCCAATCTGCTGGCGGAGAATTTGGCCCAGGCGGCCAATGATTTGGAATGGATCGGACGAGCGGGAGACGTTGCGGGTCTCGAGGAGCCTCTGGAACGGCTTCGAGGTGCATATCGCGCATTGTCGGCGTTTGTTCAAGGGAGGACATCATGA
- a CDS encoding PleD family two-component system response regulator, whose protein sequence is MKCLVVDDELVSRRKLKRIMESFGPCDEVENGDQAVLAVIKAMNLGEPYEVIMMDLMMPVMDGHEALRRIRAMEKERRVAPGREARVVVISSLEDQKNVCQAFFKGLASAYVTKPVNRESVLAALRTLNLG, encoded by the coding sequence ATGAAGTGCCTGGTGGTGGACGATGAGTTGGTCAGTCGGCGAAAACTGAAGAGAATCATGGAATCATTCGGCCCCTGCGATGAAGTGGAAAACGGGGATCAGGCCGTTTTGGCCGTGATCAAAGCCATGAACCTGGGCGAGCCCTACGAAGTGATCATGATGGACCTGATGATGCCGGTGATGGACGGTCACGAAGCCCTGCGACGCATCCGGGCCATGGAAAAGGAACGTCGGGTTGCCCCGGGCCGAGAAGCACGGGTGGTCGTGATTTCCAGCCTGGAGGATCAGAAAAATGTCTGTCAGGCCTTTTTCAAGGGCTTGGCCAGCGCCTATGTGACCAAGCCGGTGAATCGGGAGTCCGTCCTCGCGGCGTTGCGGACTCTGAATCTGGGGTAG
- a CDS encoding response regulator, whose protein sequence is MKSLVVDDELVSRSKLKKIMEAFGPCDAVENGEEAVAAFINALDRGEPYTVILMDLMMPVMDGHEALRRIRDIEQERRIVPGEETRVIVVSCLEDQKNVCQAFFKGLASVYVTKPVNREVVDTALRSLTLE, encoded by the coding sequence ATGAAAAGTCTGGTGGTGGACGACGAGTTGGTCAGTCGGAGCAAGTTGAAAAAAATCATGGAAGCCTTCGGTCCGTGCGATGCCGTGGAAAACGGGGAAGAAGCGGTGGCGGCCTTTATCAACGCCCTTGATCGGGGGGAGCCCTACACGGTGATCTTGATGGATCTGATGATGCCGGTGATGGACGGTCATGAGGCGCTGCGGCGTATCCGGGACATCGAGCAGGAACGGCGGATCGTGCCGGGCGAAGAGACGCGGGTAATCGTGGTTTCCTGCCTGGAGGATCAGAAAAACGTCTGTCAGGCCTTTTTCAAAGGCTTGGCCAGCGTTTACGTGACCAAGCCGGTGAACCGGGAAGTCGTGGACACGGCGTTACGTTCGTTGACTCTGGAGTAG
- a CDS encoding response regulator encodes MPQPLLFPPSICPATSLPVRTPPEWSGIALSNQYRATFSVIGEAILHVALEGKVDPVGTAAALRERRRVLLESGLMDRPFVEIRNHGEIIGIPSKESRMLLTNALVEDIRAGRLVGFWVYNAPVLIRAMINVGARLHDITIPTGAVRDYQTAMRSALRVLPVAAFLPAGSTSELVRAAWTLELDGYGVRIELVEPDILYTVAQGALREEHVDPIFDLYAQILEESGLVELGYCYRVVNGERIAGFSWKARKRFIQRVLAMQEMVSCRAYLAFGVNTITRGVMALNRPYVPFPVLSVRDYDEAMQTIGSLRDDKRNKAGGTDTVYTAAQVQSFADELLEYIGNINWDQPALEWRELAWDHPFKHVFDAVTVVKGDVVDLLDERRQAEQVLKESEEKYRNILDNIEDGYFELDLAGRFTFYNDSLCWILGASRAELHGVNIRDRLRPESVSILDSALDTVQQTQAGFGYLELRMCVEDEDLVVETSISLLRNRDGALMGYSGLLRDVTERKQSEQARHEARLAEASSRTKSEFLANMSHEIRTPLNAIIGMTELSLEEALDDALREALHVISREANALLEIINEILDFSKIEAGKLDFERIDFDLRYVLDHVVESFVIQAEAKGLELIVFQAPDVPVRLVGDPGRLRQVLLNLVGNALKFTHAGEVVLSVEVASDHGEAIVLRFSVRDTGIGIPPDKQALVFESFTQVDDSTTRLYGGTGLGLSICKRFVELMGGEVGLESQVGQGSSFWFTLPLHRQVSPDPTPAPRVCLPGSRILVVDDNTANRGILLEYLRSWECEAVWADSAVAALRVLERCQAEDRPVDMLLSDVGMSGVNGFELAAEIRRLEREGDARKGNAEVLPLPIILLSSSGYRGDGALCMKIGIQGYLPKPVRREELGKAMETVLGFASFGATRHRLVTRHSLAEERDRPCGLDESGAVRSDARILLAEDYPTNRQVAQRHLQSAGYRVDIAENGRQALELCAKTAYDLILMDIQMPEMDGWEATRRIRAAECRGEESDVGRRTSDVADRISGPQVSSLSPQPTHRRTPIIAMTAHALKGYREQCLAQGMDDYLTKPVRRVELLAMVRKWLRPEKGEVGEGQVRAGDGNASDHLAGADGPTYRDDGPPMDFAVALEEFEGDRDLLEEVITGFLEQARHQLDLLDRAAVRGDTGTLTREAHAIKGGAANLTAKSLSEVAARLERGARADDLEEAAPLVARLRHELERLNGYVKERQ; translated from the coding sequence ATGCCCCAGCCTTTGTTGTTTCCGCCGTCCATTTGTCCGGCGACGTCTCTGCCGGTCCGCACTCCCCCGGAATGGTCCGGGATCGCACTCTCCAACCAATACAGGGCGACCTTCAGTGTGATCGGCGAGGCCATCCTTCATGTGGCCTTGGAGGGGAAGGTCGATCCGGTAGGAACGGCCGCGGCGCTTCGGGAGCGTCGTCGGGTGTTGCTCGAGTCCGGGCTGATGGACCGGCCATTCGTGGAAATTCGGAACCACGGCGAGATTATCGGTATTCCATCCAAGGAAAGCCGGATGCTGTTGACCAATGCCCTGGTTGAGGACATCCGAGCCGGTCGGTTGGTCGGGTTTTGGGTTTATAACGCACCCGTGCTGATCCGGGCGATGATCAACGTCGGTGCCCGACTGCACGACATCACCATCCCCACCGGCGCGGTTCGGGACTACCAGACCGCGATGCGCTCGGCGCTGCGGGTTTTGCCCGTAGCCGCGTTCCTACCGGCCGGCTCGACATCAGAGCTCGTGAGGGCGGCTTGGACCTTGGAATTGGATGGCTATGGGGTTCGGATCGAACTGGTGGAGCCGGACATCCTGTACACCGTGGCCCAAGGTGCGCTGCGGGAGGAACATGTTGACCCGATTTTCGATCTCTATGCCCAGATTTTGGAAGAAAGCGGGCTGGTTGAACTGGGGTATTGCTATCGGGTGGTCAACGGCGAGCGGATCGCCGGGTTTTCCTGGAAGGCCCGCAAAAGGTTCATCCAGAGGGTTCTCGCTATGCAGGAAATGGTCTCCTGTCGGGCGTACCTGGCCTTTGGCGTGAATACCATAACCAGGGGCGTCATGGCCCTGAACAGGCCGTATGTTCCGTTTCCGGTGCTTTCAGTCCGGGACTACGACGAGGCGATGCAAACCATCGGTTCGCTCCGTGACGACAAACGAAACAAGGCCGGAGGGACCGATACGGTCTATACGGCGGCCCAGGTCCAGTCCTTTGCCGATGAACTGTTGGAGTACATCGGGAACATCAACTGGGATCAGCCCGCCCTGGAATGGAGGGAGTTGGCCTGGGATCATCCCTTCAAGCATGTGTTCGACGCCGTGACCGTGGTCAAGGGCGACGTCGTTGATCTACTGGATGAGCGCCGCCAAGCCGAGCAGGTGCTCAAGGAGAGCGAGGAGAAGTACAGGAATATTCTGGACAATATCGAAGACGGCTACTTCGAATTGGATTTAGCGGGGCGGTTTACGTTTTACAACGATTCCCTGTGTTGGATACTCGGGGCTTCCCGGGCTGAATTGCATGGCGTGAACATCCGTGATCGTCTGCGGCCAGAGTCCGTGAGCATTTTGGACAGCGCCTTGGATACGGTCCAACAAACCCAGGCGGGATTTGGCTACCTGGAACTCAGGATGTGCGTCGAAGACGAAGATCTGGTGGTGGAAACATCCATTTCCCTGCTACGGAATCGAGATGGGGCGTTGATGGGCTACTCGGGCCTGCTGCGGGACGTTACGGAGCGCAAGCAGTCCGAGCAGGCCCGGCACGAAGCCCGGCTGGCCGAGGCTTCCAGCCGGACCAAGAGCGAATTTTTGGCCAATATGAGCCATGAAATCCGCACGCCGCTCAACGCCATCATCGGGATGACCGAGTTGTCCTTGGAGGAGGCCCTGGACGACGCGCTACGAGAAGCCCTGCACGTCATCTCCCGCGAGGCCAATGCTCTTCTGGAAATCATCAATGAAATCCTGGATTTTTCCAAAATCGAGGCCGGGAAGCTGGACTTCGAACGGATCGACTTCGACTTGCGGTACGTTCTGGATCATGTGGTGGAAAGCTTCGTGATTCAAGCCGAGGCCAAGGGGCTCGAACTGATTGTTTTTCAGGCCCCGGACGTGCCTGTTCGACTTGTGGGCGATCCGGGTCGGTTGCGCCAGGTGCTGCTGAATCTGGTGGGCAATGCCCTGAAATTCACCCATGCGGGCGAGGTGGTTCTTTCCGTGGAGGTGGCCAGTGACCATGGAGAAGCGATTGTCCTCCGATTTTCGGTCAGGGATACGGGAATCGGAATCCCCCCTGATAAACAAGCTCTTGTCTTCGAGAGTTTTACCCAGGTGGACGATTCCACTACCCGGCTTTACGGAGGCACCGGCCTGGGCTTGTCCATTTGCAAGCGGTTCGTGGAGTTGATGGGCGGAGAAGTCGGCCTGGAAAGCCAGGTCGGGCAAGGCAGCTCGTTCTGGTTCACCCTCCCTCTCCACCGGCAGGTTTCCCCGGACCCGACGCCCGCGCCCAGGGTTTGCCTGCCGGGCAGCCGTATCCTGGTGGTGGACGACAATACGGCCAATCGAGGTATTCTGCTGGAGTATTTGCGTTCTTGGGAGTGCGAGGCCGTGTGGGCCGATTCCGCCGTCGCGGCCCTTCGCGTCCTGGAACGATGCCAAGCGGAGGATCGACCGGTGGACATGCTGCTCTCGGATGTCGGGATGTCCGGGGTGAACGGATTCGAGCTGGCCGCCGAGATTCGCCGACTGGAACGGGAGGGCGACGCCCGGAAAGGAAACGCCGAGGTTTTGCCGTTGCCGATAATTCTACTATCATCATCGGGGTATCGCGGGGACGGGGCATTGTGCATGAAAATCGGCATCCAGGGCTACCTGCCCAAACCCGTTCGAAGGGAGGAACTGGGCAAGGCCATGGAGACCGTCCTGGGCTTCGCATCGTTCGGAGCGACGCGGCACCGTTTGGTGACCCGACACAGTCTGGCCGAGGAACGTGATCGCCCGTGCGGTCTGGACGAGTCGGGCGCGGTGCGGTCTGATGCCCGGATTCTGCTGGCCGAAGACTACCCCACCAACCGCCAGGTGGCCCAGCGCCATCTCCAATCCGCCGGATACCGGGTGGACATTGCGGAGAACGGTCGGCAAGCCCTGGAACTGTGCGCCAAGACCGCATATGATCTGATCCTGATGGACATCCAGATGCCGGAAATGGACGGCTGGGAAGCCACGCGGCGCATTCGCGCAGCGGAGTGCAGAGGAGAGGAGTCCGACGTCGGACGTCGGACGTCGGACGTCGCAGATCGGATTTCCGGCCCTCAGGTCTCAAGTCTCAGCCCTCAGCCCACCCACCGGCGTACACCGATCATCGCCATGACCGCCCATGCGCTCAAAGGCTATCGGGAACAGTGTCTGGCTCAGGGCATGGACGACTATCTCACCAAGCCCGTGCGGAGGGTCGAATTGCTGGCCATGGTTCGGAAGTGGCTGCGACCGGAGAAGGGCGAGGTCGGCGAGGGGCAAGTCAGGGCCGGGGATGGGAACGCAAGCGATCATCTCGCGGGAGCGGACGGGCCGACGTATCGGGATGATGGCCCCCCCATGGACTTTGCCGTGGCCTTGGAGGAGTTTGAGGGAGACCGGGACCTGCTCGAAGAGGTGATCACGGGTTTTTTGGAACAGGCTCGGCACCAGCTTGATCTGCTGGACCGGGCCGCTGTCCGGGGGGACACCGGAACCTTGACCCGTGAGGCCCATGCGATCAAGGGGGGCGCGGCGAATTTGACCGCGAAGTCTCTGTCCGAGGTGGCCGCGCGCCTGGAACGCGGAGCCAGGGCCGATGACCTGGAAGAGGCCGCGCCGCTGGTGGCGCGGCTCCGGCATGAGTTGGAGCGATTGAACGGATATGTGAAAGAGAGGCAATAA